In a genomic window of Streptomyces katrae:
- a CDS encoding ABC transporter family substrate-binding protein, producing MTQRTRRSLALLTSGVLALPLLAGCGAGDDDGGPAAAGPDIALTAREQVADGGVLRWAVDSLPETLNSFQADADATTSRIAGAVLPQLFTLDAKGRPVANPDYLEKAEVVQREPKQVVLYRLNQKAVWSDGREIGAPDFVAQWRALSGKDSAYWTARNAGYERIEKIERGKSDLEVKVTFVRPYADWRSLFSPLYPKQVMGTPEAFNEGARGALKVTAGPFSLGALDKKTGTAALTRNPRWWGRPAKLDTLVLTAVPRAGRPAALAEGKLDLAEIDRAGADRIALAHRDGGRTDGSHGPGASLTPAQATLSWALAHGADEAKAREEQERRQKNAEAVKKYADEQSALRGFEVRKSLEPSYTQLAMNGASGPLSDERVRRAIARALDRKELAEIVLKPLGLPAKPVGSHLALAGQPAYADNSDALGGRDTHAAQALLADAGWRKGGKLTEPDGAKAGPEGEGATDDSKTRAVAKPGPGDGTGDDGLYIVGQDDGRNGAVRRDRPDRRARAGRPGTPSAGPHVFQEGRVDFGEQLVDEGIAFAPGGLRAGLSPVLAPSSLAAQQEDALLTQAGAIEDGKRAAAAAAAAAAKAEAEADGEDAKEPAKEPARATPAPAPAKQTTPRTSGAMLAKDGKQLNLRFVMPAGPGSEALRAVGERISQTLRKIGINTQVTKVPDESFFKDHIASGQYDLALYSWPATAFPATDARPIFAKPEPAADGSLLVEQNYTRVGTDHIDQLFDQAAGELDEGKARDLMRKADARIWAEAGSIPLYQRPELVAAKPGLANAGAFGLGAPRFQDIGWKKPQAAKEAKQK from the coding sequence ATGACCCAGAGAACGCGCAGGTCCTTGGCGCTCCTCACCTCGGGAGTCCTTGCACTGCCGCTCCTCGCGGGCTGCGGGGCGGGCGACGACGACGGCGGGCCGGCCGCCGCCGGACCGGACATCGCGCTGACGGCCCGCGAGCAGGTCGCCGACGGCGGGGTCCTGCGCTGGGCGGTGGACTCCCTGCCGGAGACCCTCAACAGCTTCCAGGCCGACGCGGACGCCACCACCAGCCGGATCGCGGGGGCGGTGCTGCCCCAGCTGTTCACGCTGGACGCCAAGGGGCGGCCGGTGGCCAATCCCGACTACCTGGAGAAGGCCGAGGTCGTCCAGCGCGAGCCCAAGCAGGTCGTGCTGTACCGGCTGAACCAGAAGGCGGTGTGGAGCGACGGGCGGGAGATCGGCGCCCCCGACTTCGTGGCGCAGTGGCGGGCCCTGAGCGGCAAGGACTCGGCGTACTGGACGGCCCGCAACGCCGGCTACGAGCGGATCGAGAAGATCGAGCGCGGCAAGTCCGACCTGGAGGTCAAGGTCACCTTCGTCCGCCCGTACGCGGACTGGCGCTCCCTGTTCAGCCCGCTGTACCCGAAGCAGGTCATGGGCACCCCGGAGGCCTTCAACGAGGGGGCCCGGGGCGCCCTCAAGGTCACGGCCGGCCCCTTCAGCCTGGGGGCCCTCGACAAGAAGACCGGCACCGCGGCCCTGACCCGCAACCCCCGCTGGTGGGGCCGGCCCGCCAAGCTGGACACCCTGGTCCTGACGGCGGTCCCCCGGGCCGGCCGCCCGGCGGCGCTGGCCGAGGGGAAGCTGGACCTGGCGGAGATCGACCGCGCGGGCGCCGACCGCATCGCCCTCGCCCACCGCGACGGCGGCCGGACCGACGGGAGCCACGGCCCGGGCGCCTCCCTCACCCCGGCGCAGGCCACCCTCTCCTGGGCGCTGGCGCACGGCGCGGACGAGGCCAAGGCCAGGGAGGAGCAGGAGAGGCGGCAGAAGAACGCCGAGGCGGTGAAGAAGTACGCGGACGAGCAGTCGGCGCTGCGCGGCTTCGAGGTCCGCAAGTCGCTGGAGCCCTCCTACACCCAGCTGGCCATGAACGGGGCGTCCGGCCCGCTGTCCGACGAGCGGGTGCGCCGGGCCATCGCCCGGGCGCTGGACCGCAAGGAGCTCGCGGAGATCGTCCTCAAGCCGCTCGGCCTGCCGGCGAAGCCGGTCGGCAGCCACCTGGCCCTGGCCGGGCAGCCGGCGTACGCGGACAACAGCGACGCCCTGGGCGGGCGGGACACGCACGCGGCCCAGGCCCTCCTCGCGGACGCGGGCTGGCGCAAGGGCGGCAAGCTCACCGAGCCGGACGGGGCGAAGGCGGGCCCGGAGGGCGAGGGGGCGACGGACGACTCCAAGACCCGGGCGGTCGCCAAGCCCGGGCCGGGCGACGGCACGGGCGACGACGGCCTCTACATCGTGGGCCAGGACGACGGCCGCAACGGCGCCGTGCGCCGGGACCGGCCGGACCGCCGGGCCCGGGCGGGCCGCCCGGGCACCCCGAGTGCCGGCCCGCACGTCTTCCAGGAGGGCCGGGTCGACTTCGGTGAGCAGCTCGTCGACGAGGGGATCGCCTTCGCCCCGGGCGGCCTGCGCGCGGGACTCTCGCCGGTGCTGGCCCCGTCCTCCCTGGCCGCCCAGCAGGAGGACGCCCTGCTGACGCAGGCGGGAGCCATCGAGGACGGCAAGCGCGCGGCGGCCGCGGCCGCGGCCGCGGCGGCGAAGGCGGAGGCGGAGGCCGACGGCGAGGACGCGAAGGAGCCGGCCAAGGAGCCCGCCAGGGCCACTCCCGCCCCGGCTCCGGCCAAGCAGACCACCCCCCGCACGTCGGGCGCCATGCTCGCCAAGGACGGAAAGCAGCTCAACCTGCGCTTCGTCATGCCGGCCGGCCCCGGCTCGGAGGCACTGCGCGCGGTCGGCGAGCGGATCTCCCAGACGCTGCGGAAGATCGGCATCAACACCCAGGTGACCAAGGTGCCCGACGAGAGCTTCTTCAAGGACCACATCGCCTCGGGCCAGTACGACCTGGCCCTGTACTCCTGGCCCGCCACGGCCTTCCCGGCCACCGACGCCCGGCCGATCTTCGCCAAGCCCGAGCCGGCGGCCGACGGCTCGCTGCTCGTCGAGCAGAACTACACCCGGGTCGGCACCGACCACATCGACCAGCTCTTCGACCAGGCGGCCGGCGAGCTGGACGAGGGGAAGGCCCGTGACCTGATGCGCAAGGCGGACGCCCGGATCTGGGCCGAGGCCGGCTCGATCCCCCTGTACCAGCGCCCGGAGCTGGTCGCGGCCAAGCCGGGGCTGGCGAACGCCGGCGCCTTCGGTCTCGGGGCGCCGCGCTTCCAGGACATCGGCTGGAAGAAGCCGCAGGCCGCGAAGGAGGCGAAGCAGAAGTAG